A portion of the Sphaerochaeta pleomorpha str. Grapes genome contains these proteins:
- a CDS encoding ABC transporter substrate-binding protein: MKKTMLIAFLLVPAMLFAQSNAEVKNNATNIGISKMVSHPALDSIEQGIEDYLATTDLSVTFDKQNCNGEISTAVAIAQKFKSDGKDLVIGIATPPAQALAQVFTDIPVVFGAITDPLGAGLVANYDRTEDTNVCGISDLNPVRLQLETYFSLIKPKSIGMIYTSSEANGVAMMELAKQICEEYQVKFVAAAISNSSEVKMAALSIIDRVDGMYIAIDNTVVSAISSVSEVCNKAGVPLFNTDTTSSENIDFLMSWGFNYYTVGVETGKVVERIIKGEKPKDIGAIFFNDPTQFELWFNLDNAKKLGIAIDADLLSKASILIENGQKRQVSK, translated from the coding sequence ATGAAAAAAACAATGCTTATCGCTTTTTTACTGGTACCTGCAATGCTTTTTGCCCAATCCAATGCCGAAGTCAAGAATAACGCAACCAATATCGGAATCTCGAAAATGGTCTCACATCCTGCATTGGATTCCATCGAACAGGGAATCGAGGACTACCTGGCCACTACAGACTTGTCAGTAACCTTCGACAAACAGAATTGCAATGGCGAGATATCGACAGCGGTTGCAATTGCCCAGAAATTCAAAAGCGATGGCAAAGACCTAGTCATAGGGATTGCTACCCCACCAGCGCAGGCCCTTGCCCAGGTTTTCACTGATATCCCGGTAGTATTCGGAGCAATCACAGATCCGCTTGGGGCTGGGCTTGTAGCAAACTATGACAGGACAGAAGATACCAATGTATGCGGCATATCCGACCTCAACCCGGTCAGGTTGCAACTGGAAACCTATTTTTCCCTTATCAAACCGAAAAGTATCGGCATGATCTATACCAGCAGCGAGGCAAACGGGGTTGCCATGATGGAACTGGCAAAACAGATCTGCGAAGAGTACCAGGTCAAGTTCGTCGCTGCCGCAATAAGCAATTCAAGCGAAGTCAAAATGGCTGCCCTCTCGATTATTGACCGGGTGGACGGGATGTATATCGCGATAGACAACACGGTGGTAAGTGCAATATCCAGCGTCAGTGAAGTATGCAACAAAGCAGGGGTCCCACTCTTTAATACAGACACGACCAGTAGCGAGAATATCGACTTTCTCATGAGCTGGGGCTTCAACTACTACACCGTTGGCGTTGAGACCGGTAAAGTCGTGGAACGCATCATCAAGGGGGAGAAACCCAAGGATATCGGAGCAATCTTCTTTAACGACCCTACGCAGTTCGAACTCTGGTTCAATCTGGACAATGCAAAGAAATTGGGCATTGCAATAGATGCGGATTTGCTGTCAAAAGCCTCAATACTGATTGAAAACGGACAAAAGAGGCAGGTCAGCAAATAA